The Camelina sativa cultivar DH55 unplaced genomic scaffold, Cs unpScaffold03564, whole genome shotgun sequence genome has a segment encoding these proteins:
- the LOC104774551 gene encoding uncharacterized protein LOC104774551 — protein sequence MSEEFQESEVIFSDEYFTKKRDINSTSNNENKKDKTKATEKISSPVRIPSRTIFRCTEEVEEDGEMTPPHVIMGKRRTETQMAFS from the coding sequence ATGTCAGAAGAATTTCAAGAATCCGAGGTTATCTTTTCGGATGAGTATTTCACGAAGAAGAGAGACATCAATAGTACTAGCAACAacgaaaacaagaaagataagaCGAAGGCGACGGAGAAAATTTCATCTCCGGTGAGAATACCGTCAAGAACTATTTTCCGGTGTACGGAAGAGGTGGAAGAGGATGGAGAGATGACTCCGCCGCATGTCATAATGGGAAAACGTAGAACGGAGACGCAAATGGCGTTTTCG